The Candidatus Acidiferrales bacterium nucleotide sequence GGGCGCGTTTTATTATCACCAGGCGCGGTACAAGGAAGCCGAGGAAATGTTCCGCCAAGTTGTGGCGCTCGTGCCCGACAGCTTCCGCGGATACTACAATCTGGGGGCTGTGCATGTTGAACAGGGACGTTATGCCGAGGCGATCGAGGTATTGGAGCGTTCGCTTGCCATCCGACCGGCGGCTACGGCCTACTCGAACCTGGGCAACGCTTACTTTTATTCGCGGCGATTTCAGGAAGCCGCCCGCGCCTTTGAGCAGGCCGTGAAGCTCGATGAACAAGATTACTTGTTCTGGTGGAACTTGGGCGACGCGTATTACTGGGCCCGGGAAAGTCGTACCCAGGCGGCGCGGGCTTACCGCCAGGCCATTTCTCTCGCCGAGGCACGATTGCATGTGAATCCTCGGGACACGTCTGCTCTCGGCGTGTTGGCCGTTTGCCACGCCATGTTGGGCCAAAAAAAAATGGCGCTGCAATATCTCCAGCGCGGACTACGGGTCGCGCCAGACGACCCGGAGCTGCGATTCAAGGCGGCGGTCGTTTACAACCAGTTCGGGGAGATCAAACCCGCGCTAGGGTGGCTGGAGAAGGCGATGGCCGCGGGCTGGTCGCCGACAAAACTGCGCGATACTCCCGACTTCGACCACCTACGCTCCCATCCGCGTTTTCAGGAATTGCTCCAGGGAAAAATGACCTAACGAAAAGGAGGAAGAACATGGCCACCCCATCGCTCGCTCTAGGAATCAAACCAGAAATCGTGAGAATTTCACTCGATGCGAAGGGCGACATCAGATGCGAGCCTGATATATTTCGAGTCAGCAAGGGAAAAAAACCGAATGTATGTGTGGTCTGGGTCTGCGATCAACCTTTCTCGGTGGACTTCGGCAGCAAAGAGAACTCGCCGTTCTACGAATCGCACTTCACCGAGAGCGAAACTTGCTCGGGCCTCGTCCGGCGCGATGTGCCAGCCAGCGGGGAGGAGAAGGTCTACAAGTACACGGTGAGGGTTGGAGGAAAGAAGCTCGATCCCGGCGGCAAGGTCGACCCGTAAACCTAGTGGGCCCGTGGGTTGGGGAAGCCAATCAGACGCTCCAATTGTGCTGCGCGGGAGTGTGTATGCTGGGTCCTCTCTGGGGAGGATCTTCTTGCGCGAAAAGGAATCGCGAGCGGGGAAATCAAGTACGGAAGGGAGCAAAGCACGGCCGGAGCAAAATCGGGTCGCAGGTGAGCAGGAGTGTCTGAAACGTTCGAGAAACAACTTTCCGGTCTCTCAGTGCCCGAAATAAGCCCACTGAAAAACCAGCACTTGGGGTCGTTGTGGCTCGGCCCGGCGGCAGGATAGGGCTTTGCCACCTTTCGCCCGCATCACGGGCAGGAGAGCCACCAGCGGATCCCGCCCCTCGTGGACGTAAGTTGTTTGGAGGCGAATCGACTGTTGGAGAACCAGTTAGGTGACGACCCGGACCCAGGACTGAACTGATGCGGAGCTCGGGCCGGCCGTGTTGTGTACTTTCCAGCGAACAGTGTAGTCCCCATAGGTAGATGCAGCGCCTCCCATGTCAAAAGGCAGAGGAGTCCGAAAGGTCGAAGCAATCGCACGCCTCCCGAATTGGGCGTGAAGCTGATCCCGTGCTAGAATGGGGTGCGTCGGGCTGTAGTGAGCTTGGCTCAGCGCGTCCCGACTCGTCGGGAAGGTCGATCGCCTCCCTTCAACCTGAATCCTGATCGCTATGCTAGAATGGGATGGCGTCGGGCCGTAGCGCAGCCTGGTTTAGCGCGCCTGCTTGGGGTGCAGGAGGTCGAGAGTTCAAATCTCTCCGGCCCGACCATCTTCCTGATCCCTTTTCCTGGCTTACTCCTGCTACAATTCCTGAAAGGATGGATGGGGACTCTCGGGCTATGGACGAGGTTGCTCGTCGGTACGTGATTCGCGGCATCGTCCAGGGAGTGGGTTTTCGCTATTTCGCTCAACGCCGCGCCGAGCAACTCGGTGTTTGCGGTTACGTCAAGAACCTTCCGGACGGCCGCGTGGAAGTCTATGCGATCGGTGCCCCGGCAAAGCTCGAGGAATTGCGGCAAGTGCTGGAAATCGGCCCGCGGTCGGCCCGCGTCAACGAAGTGGAAGAGCACGAGGCCCACGTCCAGGCGCGCTATGCCCGCTCGTTCTCCGTCGAAGGAGACTTCTGGTAGATGAACGATCTCAAGAGACTGATCCGCGAAGTTCCCGACTGGCCCAAGCCGGGAATTGTCTTCTACGACATCACCACCCTGCTGAAGGATCCCGACGGCTTTCGAAGACTGATTGATGCTCTCTCCGCGCACTACCAGGAAAAGGGAGTGGCAGTGGTGGCGGGGATTGAGGCGCGAGGATTCATCTTTGCTCCGGCGCTTGCCTATCGTCTCGGCGCCGGATTTGTTCCGGTGCGCAAGCCCAAGAAGTTGCCGTGGAGAACGGCCCGGGTGACCTATCAGCTCGAGTATGGCGAGGACTCGCTCGAAATCCACAAGGATGCGATTCAGCCGGGCGAGCGCGTGCTCGTCTGCGACGATCTGCTCGCCACCGGGGGGACAGCCTCGGCCACCGTCGAGCTCGTCCGTTCGCTCGGCGCGGAAGTGGTCGGCGTGGCCTTTGCCGTAGAACTGAACTTTCTCCAGGGGCGTTCCAAGCTCTCCGGCCTCGATGTTTTCTCACTCATCCAATATGACAGGTGAGGCAAGCGATGAAGCGTGTCTTCTCCGGCCTGGCGATTGCTTGCGCCTCCCTTCTGGCAATCGGTTTTCTTCTGGGCGAAACAACCAAGCAAGCTCTCTATCGGTCGGCAAACTTTGGCTATCAGGTCTATGTCCCGCCGGGCTGGTCGGTCAGCGAGGATCGCCTGGCGACGAGCGGCGCGGTCAAGGACAAGCCAAAGATAACGTTTATCATCCGTCCGCTGGGCAACCCGCGCCGCCTGACGCCCCGTGAACAGCTCGCTGAAATCATAGCCCGCAAGCCGGCCGGGAGCATCTTTGCCCGAACTTCCATCCTGCGCGCCGGACTGGAGGGCTTTCAGCTCGAATATGTCACGGAAACGGCCCGCGGCGCTTTTCGCACGCTGCACATCTTACTTTTCCAGGGTGAGGAAACAGAGGGCGAGAAACGCGTCTTCCGGACTTGCTATGAAATGATTTATTCGGCGCCCGAAGGCTTCTACCAGGATTTTCGCGCCGAGTTCGTGCGCTCCGTCGAATCTTTCCTCCCGCCGCCAGCCTCCAAGCGGAAGGAATGAAGAGTTTGTGTGAGGAGCCATCCCCGCCGAGCCCGGTGGCACCAGCTACCGGGTTCTTTCTTCGCCCCCCAGGCAGGTGCCCTTCGACTCCGCTCAGGACAAGCCTGGGGGCTCGGTACCCTCCAGTTCCTGCGGCGTGCCCTGACCAGATACGCGAGTTTTCATATAAACTCTGAAGCCCCGCCCTCCTGAAATCCGCTTCTCTTCACACAGGCTCTTCAGGGGAAACCCCGCGCATCTGCGGTCGCATTTTTCGTTGGCGGACGACTTCGTAGAGGATAATTCCCGCCGCCACCGAAACATTGAGCGACGAAATTTTGCCGAAGGTAGGAATCGAAACGAGGAAATCGCATTTCTTGCGGATCAACTCGTGTAGCCCGCAACCTTCGCCGCCCAGCACGAGGACAACGGAATCCTTGAGGTCCGCCTGGTCGTAGCTCTGCTCGGCCCTCTCGTCCAGTCCGATAATCCAGTAACCGGCTTCTTTTAACTCTTCGAGGGCACGGGCCAGGTTCGTTGCTCGCGCGACGGGCAAATAGGCAGTGGCCCCGGCGGAAGTCTTGGCCACCGTATCGCTCAGACCCGCCGCCCGCCGCTCCGGAATCACCACGCCATCCGCGCCCGCGCAATGGGCGGCGCGAAGGATAGCGCCGAGGTTGCGCGGGTCTTCCACCCCGTCGAGCGCCACCAGCAGCCCCGGCTTTTTCGCGCTCGCCAGAAGCTCTTCCAGGCTGCGATAGCTTTGCGCCGCGGTCAAGGCAACCACTCCCTGATGGCGAGCGTCGCCGGCGAGGCGATCGAGCTCCTCGCGCGCCACAAACCGCACCGGAATGTTCTGCCGGCGGCATGCTGCCACGATCGCCGGCACGCGTTGGCCGTGCCGCCCGCGCGCGATGGCCACGCGCTCAATCGCCTGGCCGCTTTCGAGCGCTTCCCGGACCGCGTTCACCCCATAGAGAATCGCCATGGTCACCCCAGCGCTCCGCAGAATTCGAGGACCCGCTCGCGGCAGCTCTTGATTCGCGCCGGCAGGTCCAATCGGCTTCCCTCCTCGATCAAAGGCGGAAGTTTCCTGAGCTCCGGTCCCCGGAACTGTCCGGTGAGCACAATGCGAATCGGCAGCATCAAGTCGCGCCCGGTACAATGCGTCCTGGCGCGAATCGCGCCGAGCATTTGTTCGAAGCGCGCTTCATCGGGCGCGGCTTCATTCAATATCAGGTGAGCGAATTCGCGGATCACCGGCCGGGCGCGTTGCCTCGTTACCACTTCCTGGATGTCCACTCGGGCGAGCGCGGCAGCCGCGTCGTAGCAGAAAATGGCGCGGACCCGGTCGGGCAATTCAGCGACATTTTCGGGATCGGGAAGATAGGCCGTCACGAGCGTCTCGAGCCAGCCGCGCGCCTCGCCAGGGATTTCAGCCGGCAAAAATCCCGACCGCCGGAAAAAACCGACCGCCTCTTCGAAGATTTCGGCTGCCGGGTTGGCCTTCTTTTCCGGGTGCTTCGTGTCCGTCTCGCCCATCATGCCGGAAGCATTGTACGCCGGGATTGCTGCGGGTATCAGACCCGGATGCCGCCGGCAAGGCTCTGGCTGTAAAAGATGGACGATTGACGAATGAGGATCAACGACGGGGTTGCGCGGGCTTGCGCGATGTTCTCTGCTTTCTTGCCTTCCTGCTTCTCTGCTTCCTTGCTTCGAGTAACGCCACCGCCTGCACCGCCATGGCCTCGCCCCGGCCGATTTCACCGATGCCTTCGCCGGTCTTGGCTTTCAGGTTGATGCGTTCGGCAGGAATGGCGAGTGCCCGGGCCAGCGTCTGGCGCATGGCGCCGAAGTAGCGGCCAAGCCTGGGCTGCTCGGCCATCACCACGCCGTCAATGTAGCCGATCTCGTAGCCGAGTTTGTCCACCAAATCGCGGGTATGTTCGAGGAAGCGGAGGCTCGAGGCATCTTTCCAGCGTGGGTCGTCGTTGGGAAAATGTTGGCCAATGTCGCCGAGCCCGGCAGCGCCGAGCAGGGCATCACAAATCGCGTGCGCCACCGCATCGCCGTCCGAGTGCCCGGCCAGGCCTTTGTCAAAAGGGATCTCCATCCCGCCCAGGATGAGTTTGCGCCCCGCGGCTAAACGATGCAGGTCATATCCTATTCCGATTCTCACCGCTGCGCTCCCGAGCCGCGGGCTTCGCGCTCGCGCAGGATATAGTTCGCCAATTCCAAGTCGCGCGGCTTGGTGATCTTGATATTCCGGTCGGAACCCATTACCACGAAGACATTTTGCCCGAGCCGCTCGATAAGGCCCGCCTCATCGGAAGCATAAAAGCCGTCGGCAACAGCACGCTCGAAAGCCTCTTTCAGCAGCGTGTAACGAAAGGCTTGCGGGGTTTGCGCCTGGACAATTAACTCGCGGGGAATCGTCGTCGCAATCTGCGCCAGGCCTTCCGGCATACCGCTATGGGTAACCTGCTTGATCGTATCCATCGCCGGAATGCCCAGGATGGCCGCGCCGCGGTTACGCGCTTCGGCGATGACGCGCTCGACCTGCTCGACCTCGACAAACGGCCGCACCGCGTCGTGCACCACCACCACTTCGGTATCCGGCGCCAGCTTCTGGAACGCATTCCAGACCGAATCCTGCCGGTGCCCGCCGCCGCTCACCACGCAAAACGGCTTGCCCAGTTTTTCCTGTCGAAAGCGTTCGTCAAGCGGCTTGACTTCCTCCGGCCGCGTGGCAACCAGGATTTCCGTGACCGAAGGGCACTCGGCGATGCGCCGCACCGTGCGCACCACGATCGGCACGCCGTCCAGTTCCAGGAACTGTTTGGGCAGTTCAGTACCCATGCGGGTGCCGAAGCCGGCCGCGGGAATGATGGCAGCAACCTTCATGCTGGTTTCCGAATGCGCCGTTATTCGTTCGTCTCGTTGCCCCGACGGGCCGAAGGTTCAGCCACGCCGTTGGCGGGGCTCGACGGAGAAGGCTGCCCGGCCGAGGGCGCCGGCGGCGGGGCAGGAGCGGCGGCGACGTGCGGAGCATGGTGCCCCGTCCTGGCGTGGTCGTGCGCTTGCCGTTCGCCGCGAAGCTCTCGTGACTCCTCGTAGCGACCAAAGATCATCTTGCCGGCGGTGGTTTGCAAGACCGACGTGACGGAGATGTCTATGGTCTTGGAAATCATGCGGCGAGCATTGTCCACCACCACCATCGTGCCGTCGTCCAGGTAGGCAACGCCCTGGTTGTATTCCTTTCCCTCCTTCAGGATGAAGACGCGCATGGTCTCGCCCGGCAGCACGATGGGCTTCAAGGAGTTCGCCAGCTCGTTGATGTTCAGCACCTCGACACCCTGGAGCTGAGCCACTTTGTTCAGGTTGAAGTCGTTGGTCACCACCTTGGCTTCGTAGCGCTTCCCCAGCTCGATGAGTTTGCGATCCACGTCGCGGAGGTGCGGAAAATCCTCTTCCAGGATCTGCACCTGGACGTGGGTGAGCTTCTGGATGCGCTGCAGGATGTCCAGTCCGCGCCGGCCGCGATTGCGCTTGAGCGAATCCGCCGAATCGGCGATGAGTTGTAATTCCTGAAGAACAAAATTTGGGATCAGGAGAATGCCATCCACGAAACCCGTCTCGCAAACGTCGGCAATGCGGCCGTCAATGATCACGCTGGTGTCCAAAATCTTGTACGCCCGCTTGGGCCCTCGTTCCACTCCGAAAAGGCCACCCATCGCCGAAAGGTTGAGCAAGTCGCCCTTGTTCGCGCCGACAATGAGGCCGACATAGGTCATCAACAGCAGGAGCGTGACCTGGAAGAAAGAAAGCGTCTGTTGCTCCAAATTGGTGCGGGAAAGCACCAGGCTCATCAAGAAGGCGCCAACGATGCCCAGAATGGACCCTACCGCCGCGCCAATCAGCCGCTTCAGGCTGGCCCGCTTCAGCCGCATCTCAAACAGGATGATAGACACGGCAAAGAGCGCGCCCACGATCCCGGCGATGCGGCGGGGCAGGTTGAAGGGGTGAAAGTAAACCGCTGCCACCGTCATGACCGCCACAAAGATGGCCCGAACAAATAGCAGATCCCACCGGGCTGCGCCGGTCGGTTCGAGCGGCGGAGGTTCGGGAGCTAAGGGTTGCGACCCCGCAGCAGGGCGGGGCTCGGTACGGGTTCTAGGGGCAAAACTCTTGGGCGAAGCAGGACGCTTTTCTGATTCCATAGGAAGGGCCCCCTCTCGGGGAGGTATGAACAAGGTGTCCCCATATGAACGGGGTGGAGTATAGCACCCGCCGCTTAGCCCCTTCAACTCGCATTCCGTCCCGAGGCTTCGGGATTGGGAGGAGACCTGAAGTGTTGGCAGGCGGTTTGTGCCTGCGAAGGGAACAGCACCTCCGAGCGTTCGGCCCCCTTTGGGGGCCGGTCTTGCGGCAGTAACGAGTGCCGTTCCCGCTCACTTCTCCCAAACCCAGTGACTCGCGGAGACGGATACAAGGTAAGGCTCGTTGATAGGAGTATCGGAATTCATCCCCATAGGCTTGTCGGGTTAGAAACCCGAAAATCCGATAGGAGGAGAAATGGATCGGAAGGGCGCTAGAAGGGTTCCTCCCCTGCCCCGGTGGGGCTGGCGAGTTCAAAGTGGGTAAAACGATCGAGGAAGATGAACTCCACCTTGCCGATCGGGCCGTTGCGCTGCTTACCGATGATCAATTCCGTTTTCGCTCTCTCCTCGGGAGTGGCGTCGCGGTTGTACAACGCTTCGCGGAAAACGAACAGAACGACGTCGGCGTCCTGTTCGATGGAACCGGACTCGCGGAGGTCGGAAAGCTGCGGGCGATGGTCGCGGCCACGCATTTCCGGGGCGCGGCTGAGCTGGGAAATAGCCATCACCGGAAGGTCCAGTTCCTTGGCCAGGGCTTTCAGGCCGCGGGAGATGGAAGAGATTTCCTGGGTTCGATTTTCAAAGCGACCACGGCCGGAAACCAGTTGCATGTAATCTACAATCAAGAGGGCCAGGCCGCGCTCCGCTTTGAGCCGCCGCGCCTTGGCTCCCATCTCCATGACGGTGACGGAAGGCGTGTCATCAATGTAGATGGGCGCTTCGGCCAACCGGCCGAGCCCAATCGTCAGTTTGCCCCAGTCCTCTTTGCCCAGGTAGCCGCCGCGCATCTTGTGCGAATCCACCTGCGCCTCGGAACAGAGCAGCCGGAGCAGCAACTGTTCCTTGGCCATTTCCAGGCTGAAGATGCCGACCGTCAGGCCTTGCTGGAGAGCGACTTTCTGAGCCACGGAAAGGGCAAACGCGGTCTTACCCATCGAGGGCCGCCCCGCCACGACAACCAAGTCGCCGCGTTGCAGGCCGCTCGTCAGGTCATCCAGGTCTTTATAACCGGTCGAGAGGCCGGTGATGCGCTGGCCTCGTTCATACAGGCGATCAATCGTTTGAAAACTCGATTTGACAATCTCTTTGATGCCGAGCAGCCCGGCCTTGATGCGGTCTTCAGCGATCTTGAAGATGGTGGCTTCGGCGCGGTCGAGAATTTCTTCCGCGCCCCCTTCGCCGTCCATAGCTTCCAGGATGATGTTGTTGGAGGCGTGGATCAGCCCGCGCAGGATGGCCTTTTCTTTGACGATGCGGGCGTAGTGCTCGATGTTGCTGACGCGGGGGACGCCGTCGATGAGCGAAGACAGATAAGCCGGGCCGCCCGAGGCCTCCAGTTCCCCGGAGCGGCCCAGCTCCTCTGTTACCGTGACCAAATCTATGGCCCGGGACCCTTCTGACAGACGCAGCATTCTATCGAAAATGCGGCGGTGTGTGTCGAGAAAAAAATCTTCGGGCTTGAGCAGCTCGATGGCCGCGTTCAAAGCGGCGTTGTCGAGCAAGACGGCGCCAAGCACGCATCGTTCGGCGTCCAGGTTGTGGGGCAGGCTCTTTTCTAGGATAACGTCAGTGGGCATGGGAAGGGGCTCCGGGTCTGGAGACGCCTAGCCCTGATCCCATCAGGGCCAGTCTATTTTCGCTTTATTTTCGCCCGGAGGCAATCCCCAATTTAACCCGGCTACGTCCGCTTGGCAAACAAAAAACTCCGTTCCGCTGTGAGAATCCGGTGGAAAAGAAAAAATATCTGTGCACGGCTGTGGAAATCGAGGGCCAAGGCGGAGACCGCCTGGAGGGAGCGATGCCTGAAGACCGGCTACTCCTCGCGCTTGAGGTGGAGGTGTATGTTGACGCTTACCTCGCGGTGAAGCCGCAGGGGAATATCGAACTCGCCCAACACCTTGATCGGGTCGTCCAGGATAATTTTTCGCTTGTCCACCTGAAAGCCCTTGGTGGCGAGCGCCTCCGCCACGTCCATCGCCGTGACCGACCCGAAAAGCTGGTCGGTCTCCCCGGCCTTGCGCACGAGCGTCAAGGAGAGGCCCGTCAACTGCTTCGCCAGCAACTCAGCGTCTGACTTTTCTTTCGCTTCCTGACGGACCATGACCGATCGCAATTGTTCCAGGCGCTTGCGGTTGGCTGGCGTGGCCGGCACCGCCAGCTTGCGAGGAAAAAGATAATTTCGGGCATAGCCATCGGCCACCACCACTACCTGGCCGCGCGTGCCGAGCTTCTCCACGTCCTGTTCCAGAATCACATCCATAGGCGACCTCAAAAGCTTGGGTGTGTCGTCTCCATGACAGGACCAGCAGATTCTAGCGAAAGCCTCCGAACGGCAGGAGGGCGATATTGCGGGCGCGCTGGATCGCTTCCGTCAGCCGGCGCTGGTGCGGCGAACAGGTTCCCGTCAGCCGCCGAGGAAGAATTTTGCCGCGCTCCTGCACAAACTGAGAAAGCAGCCGGGTATCCTTGTAGTCGATGTGGTCCATTTTTTCGGCGCAGAATTTGCAAAACTTCCGTTTGCGGAAGAACTGGCGCTTGCCGCCGCCCTTGCGACCGCCCGGGCCGCGGCCCTCGCGGCCTCCCTCGCGACGTCCGCGATCCTCGCGCGGGGCTGAGCCTGATGCCTGTCCCTCGTTCGCCATGATGATCTCCTTCTAGGTTGTGGTTGTGGTTTCGCCCGCCGCGGCCGGCGCCCCGCCCGGCGCAGCCGCCGGAGTCCGGCGTGGGCGGCGCGCCGCTCGCTTTTCGCGGCGTTGGCGCATCTTCTCCATCCGCTTCCACTCTTCGTCCACGCGGATACTGAGGTACTTGATCACCGCGTCGGTCACCTTCAGCCGCCGCTCGAGCTCCTTTACCATTTCTCCCTTTTGACCGTGAACCACGAGCAGGACGTAGGACCCTTCGCGGTGCCGGGCAATGCGATAGGCCAGCCGCCGCTTGCCCCACTTCTCCGCCTTGTCCACTCGCCCGTTCATGGCGGCAGCCGCTTCGCCAAGCTGCGCCACGATCTTGTCAATCTCCTCTTCGGGCGTGTCCGGCCGGCAAACAAAAAGCAGTTCGTAGATTCTCATGCTTTCCTCGTTGCCCCGATTCTATTATTGCCTCGACGGGGACACTTTCTGGTTGAAGCGCGTCATGGCGCGCTTCATGCCCTCTTTCAAAATCATGGCTACCGCCTCGGCGGCTCGATCCACCGCTTCGGCGGCCACCGCGAGCTGAGCCTTGCGCATCGGCGCGAGCACGTACGCGGCGACGTCACTGACCGGATGCTCGGGCTGAATCCCCAGGCGCACCCGGCAGAACTCTCCCGTGCCCATCGCGCCGATGACGGACTCCAGGCCGTTGTGCCCGCCCGACCGGCCGCGTTCGCGGAGGCGAATCATGCCCCACGGCAGCGCCACGTCGTCGGCGATGACCACCAGCGACTCGGGCGTCTCTTCCCGCTTCTCGAGCAGGGCCCGCACCGCCATGCCGCTTGCGTTCATATAGGTCTGCGGCTTGGCCAGCACCACTTCTTCTCCAGCCACCCGCGCCACCGCCACCAGCGAGATCGCTTCCGGCCGCGTCACCCGCACCCCGGCCCGTTCCGACAGGCGGTCAATCACCAGAAACCCCAGGTTGTGCGGCGTGAACTGGTATTGGCTCCCCGGATTCCCCAATCCAACAATCACTCGCACGGAAGGCTACTTCTTTTCCTTCTCTTTCCTGGCTGGAGTTTCCGCTTCGGCTTCCCGACCTGTCGGGACAACCTCTTCTTCCTCGGCGGCCGCTTTGCCTTTCTTGATGACTTCCGGCTCGGCCGGCGCAGCTTCCACCACCACTTCCGGCGCCGCCACCACCTCTTCCTTGATCGAGACGACGTGAGCGATCACCCGGTCGCGGTCGGTCAACACTTTGACCTTCGCCTCGACCACCAGTTCACCCACGCGAAGCTGTTTCCCGATCATCAATTCGCTGACATCGGCGCTCAAGTGATCCGGGATATCGGCGGGCAAGCACTCGACTTCCACTTCCCGCGTCACCTGTTCGAGCACGCCGCCCTGCACCTTGACTCCTTTCGCCTCCCCTACGAGCATGACCGGAATCTTCACGCGCAGTTTCTCCGTCAGGGCGACGCGGATGAGATCCACGTGGAGCAGGGTTTCGCGCACCGGATCCAATTGCCAATCCTTGAGCATCACGTTGGCCTTGCCCTCCCCGGCGATGTTCAGGGTAAAGATCGTGTTGTAGCCCGAGGGCGAATGGAGAATCTCCAACACCCGGCGCGGATTCACTTCGACCGGAACCGGCTTGTTCCTCGCGCCATAAACGATGGCTGGAATCGCTCCACGCCGGCGTGTCCGGCGCGATGCGCTCTTCCCGAAATCTTTTCTCAGGGTTGCTTCCACCACTATCTGTTCCATAGGCGTTCTCCCAAACTCTCCCGAGCGCGCTACGCGATCCCGTCGTTCCGGCAGGCGGCAAGGGCTCGACATCGGCTCGTCTCCCGCCCCCATCCCTGGCCGGGGTGGACGGTTAGAGGAAAAGCTGGCTGATGGACGTCTCCTCGTGGATGGAGCGGATGCCGCGAGCCAGCAAGCTGGCGACGCTCAACACCGCCAGCCGGTCGCAGCCCTTGGCCTCCGACTTGAGGGGCACCGAGTTCGTCACCACCACTTCTTCAAGACAGGAACCGCGAATGCGCTCAATCGCCGGGCCTGACAGGACGGCATGGGTGCAGCCCGCCAGCACCCGGGCGGCACCCTGCTCCTTGAGGGCACGGGCCGTCTTCACGAGCGTGCCGGCGGTATCCACGATGTCGTCAATGACCAGCGCGCTTCGGCCCTCGATTTCGCCGATGACGTGCATCACCTCGCTCACGTCCATATCCACGCGCCGCTTGTCCACAATGGCCAAGGCCGAGTCCATCTGCTTGGCAAAGAAACGCGCCCGCTCCACCCCGCCGGCATCGGGGGAAACAATCGTCAGGTCGGGCAGGCTCTTGGCCCGAAAATAATCAAGCAACACCGGCGAGGCAAAGAGGTGGTCCACCGGGATATTGAAGTATCCCTGGATCTGCGGCGCGTGCAAGTCAAGAAAGAGCGCCCGCGTCGCTCCGGCGGTGGTGATCAGGTCGGCCACCAGCTTGGCGGAAATGGGCACGCGCGGTTTGTCTTTCCGATCCTGCCGGGCATAGCCGTAGTACGGCAGCACCGCCGTAATGCGCGACGCGGAAGCTCGCTTGAAAGCGTCCAGCATCAGCAAGAGCTCGACCAGATTCCGGTCCACCGGATGGCACGTCGGCTGGATCACGAACACGTCGGCGCCGCGAACGTTCTCTTGAATCTGCGGGTAGATCTCACCGTCGCTAAAACGGGTGATCTCAATCTCCCCGAGTGTCACCCCAAGGAAGCTGGCAATCTCTTCCGCCAAGGGCCGGTTGGCCGACCCCGAAAAAATCTTTAGCTGATTGCCCGGCATGAGCCGGTCTCTCCCTTTTGCAATGTCCCCGAGCCACCGGTGCTGTCGCCGGCGTGGCCCAAGAAGCGCTTGCCCGGGGCGCAGCAAGGACATCCTGGCTGGGGCGCTAGGATTCGAACCTAGATTACCTGCTCCAAAGGCAGGCGTCCTACCATTGGACGACGCCCCAGAAAAGTCATCTGGCGCTCGCCGCGGCGAGTTGCTCGCGCGGGATGCCGAGCCTTCGCCAGTATTGGGCGCGGGTTACGGTTTGGGTGACCAGGGCCTGAGCCCTCTGAGTGGCCCGCGCCGCCTTTTGAGCCTTTTCTCTGCTGGCAAACAGTGCGAACAACGCCGAACCGCTTCCGGTCAACGCCGCCACCTGCGCTCCCTGCCGTTCCAACTGCCTCTTGATTGTAGCAAGTTGCGGGTGGCGGGCAAAGACAACGGGCTCAAAATCGTTCTGGACGTCTTCGGAAATCCATCCTGCTGGAGAGGGAGCCTTCCAACAGCCTGCGCAAAAGCTCAATATAATAGGAGCGGCTGCTCTTGAAGTCAATCGCAAACTCAGCCAGCGATACGCCTCAGCGGTCGGAATAGA carries:
- a CDS encoding acylphosphatase, which translates into the protein MDEVARRYVIRGIVQGVGFRYFAQRRAEQLGVCGYVKNLPDGRVEVYAIGAPAKLEELRQVLEIGPRSARVNEVEEHEAHVQARYARSFSVEGDFW
- a CDS encoding adenine phosphoribosyltransferase, which produces MNDLKRLIREVPDWPKPGIVFYDITTLLKDPDGFRRLIDALSAHYQEKGVAVVAGIEARGFIFAPALAYRLGAGFVPVRKPKKLPWRTARVTYQLEYGEDSLEIHKDAIQPGERVLVCDDLLATGGTASATVELVRSLGAEVVGVAFAVELNFLQGRSKLSGLDVFSLIQYDR
- the rlmB gene encoding 23S rRNA (guanosine(2251)-2'-O)-methyltransferase RlmB, with product MAILYGVNAVREALESGQAIERVAIARGRHGQRVPAIVAACRRQNIPVRFVAREELDRLAGDARHQGVVALTAAQSYRSLEELLASAKKPGLLVALDGVEDPRNLGAILRAAHCAGADGVVIPERRAAGLSDTVAKTSAGATAYLPVARATNLARALEELKEAGYWIIGLDERAEQSYDQADLKDSVVLVLGGEGCGLHELIRKKCDFLVSIPTFGKISSLNVSVAAGIILYEVVRQRKMRPQMRGVSPEEPV
- the ispF gene encoding 2-C-methyl-D-erythritol 2,4-cyclodiphosphate synthase, translating into MRIGIGYDLHRLAAGRKLILGGMEIPFDKGLAGHSDGDAVAHAICDALLGAAGLGDIGQHFPNDDPRWKDASSLRFLEHTRDLVDKLGYEIGYIDGVVMAEQPRLGRYFGAMRQTLARALAIPAERINLKAKTGEGIGEIGRGEAMAVQAVALLEARKQRSRKARKQRTSRKPAQPRR
- the ispD gene encoding 2-C-methyl-D-erythritol 4-phosphate cytidylyltransferase, with the translated sequence MKVAAIIPAAGFGTRMGTELPKQFLELDGVPIVVRTVRRIAECPSVTEILVATRPEEVKPLDERFRQEKLGKPFCVVSGGGHRQDSVWNAFQKLAPDTEVVVVHDAVRPFVEVEQVERVIAEARNRGAAILGIPAMDTIKQVTHSGMPEGLAQIATTIPRELIVQAQTPQAFRYTLLKEAFERAVADGFYASDEAGLIERLGQNVFVVMGSDRNIKITKPRDLELANYILREREARGSGAQR
- a CDS encoding PIN domain-containing protein codes for the protein MTVAAVYFHPFNLPRRIAGIVGALFAVSIILFEMRLKRASLKRLIGAAVGSILGIVGAFLMSLVLSRTNLEQQTLSFFQVTLLLLMTYVGLIVGANKGDLLNLSAMGGLFGVERGPKRAYKILDTSVIIDGRIADVCETGFVDGILLIPNFVLQELQLIADSADSLKRNRGRRGLDILQRIQKLTHVQVQILEEDFPHLRDVDRKLIELGKRYEAKVVTNDFNLNKVAQLQGVEVLNINELANSLKPIVLPGETMRVFILKEGKEYNQGVAYLDDGTMVVVDNARRMISKTIDISVTSVLQTTAGKMIFGRYEESRELRGERQAHDHARTGHHAPHVAAAPAPPPAPSAGQPSPSSPANGVAEPSARRGNETNE
- the dnaB gene encoding replicative DNA helicase produces the protein MPTDVILEKSLPHNLDAERCVLGAVLLDNAALNAAIELLKPEDFFLDTHRRIFDRMLRLSEGSRAIDLVTVTEELGRSGELEASGGPAYLSSLIDGVPRVSNIEHYARIVKEKAILRGLIHASNNIILEAMDGEGGAEEILDRAEATIFKIAEDRIKAGLLGIKEIVKSSFQTIDRLYERGQRITGLSTGYKDLDDLTSGLQRGDLVVVAGRPSMGKTAFALSVAQKVALQQGLTVGIFSLEMAKEQLLLRLLCSEAQVDSHKMRGGYLGKEDWGKLTIGLGRLAEAPIYIDDTPSVTVMEMGAKARRLKAERGLALLIVDYMQLVSGRGRFENRTQEISSISRGLKALAKELDLPVMAISQLSRAPEMRGRDHRPQLSDLRESGSIEQDADVVLFVFREALYNRDATPEERAKTELIIGKQRNGPIGKVEFIFLDRFTHFELASPTGAGEEPF
- the rplI gene encoding 50S ribosomal protein L9 encodes the protein MDVILEQDVEKLGTRGQVVVVADGYARNYLFPRKLAVPATPANRKRLEQLRSVMVRQEAKEKSDAELLAKQLTGLSLTLVRKAGETDQLFGSVTAMDVAEALATKGFQVDKRKIILDDPIKVLGEFDIPLRLHREVSVNIHLHLKREE